The following proteins come from a genomic window of Flavobacterium crocinum:
- a CDS encoding glycosyltransferase family protein: MKKNIFIFLPDGVGLRNFALTSFKSIGEKNDFDITYWNNTPFSITEKLGFKELKISDKSLHPLTTVYSRSRKRMELNFFDKKFSEVVYNTYNFPQSYKGLANLVKSLMVDALTTFGSNERGIRFVRKQIKKGERTTAKYKESRKQLEEHKPDFVFCTNQRPTQAIASILAAQDLGIPTGTFIFSWDNLPKATTLVETDYYFVWSEHMKKEVLMYCPYVSENQIFVTGTPQFESHFDKTLLQSKEEFYKSHNLDLDKKYICYSGDDIVTSPLDQYYLEDLALSVRELNKEGYSLGIIYRKCPVDFTNRYDEVLKKYQDVIVNIDPLWSPVGQSWDEIMPTKEDFALQTNICEYTEFVGNIASSMIFDFSAHDKSCLFFDYEQPQLKKGIRDIGQNYKYIHFRSKPSEEAALWVRKKEDLTSIVKDIIDGKISSVKESKKWFETIVGPNPTQASENIWNSLNKILKK, from the coding sequence AAAATGATTTTGATATAACGTACTGGAATAATACTCCGTTTTCGATTACCGAAAAATTGGGATTTAAGGAGTTGAAAATTAGCGATAAATCATTACATCCGCTAACAACCGTTTATAGCCGTTCCAGAAAAAGAATGGAATTAAATTTTTTTGATAAAAAATTTAGTGAAGTAGTTTACAATACATATAATTTTCCTCAATCTTATAAAGGCTTAGCTAATTTAGTTAAAAGCTTAATGGTAGATGCACTGACAACTTTTGGTTCAAACGAAAGAGGAATAAGATTTGTTAGAAAACAAATTAAAAAAGGAGAAAGAACTACTGCTAAATATAAGGAAAGCAGAAAACAGCTGGAAGAACACAAACCGGACTTTGTTTTTTGCACCAATCAGCGTCCGACACAGGCAATTGCATCTATTTTGGCAGCACAGGATTTAGGAATTCCAACAGGTACTTTTATTTTCTCCTGGGATAATCTTCCAAAAGCAACAACTTTGGTAGAAACCGATTATTATTTCGTGTGGAGTGAACACATGAAAAAAGAGGTTTTAATGTACTGTCCATACGTAAGTGAAAATCAGATTTTTGTAACAGGAACTCCTCAGTTTGAAAGTCATTTTGATAAAACGCTTCTACAATCGAAAGAAGAATTCTATAAATCACATAATCTGGATCTTGACAAAAAATACATCTGTTATTCCGGAGATGATATTGTGACTTCTCCTTTAGATCAATATTATCTGGAAGACCTGGCATTATCTGTCAGAGAACTAAATAAAGAGGGTTATTCTTTAGGGATTATTTACAGAAAATGTCCGGTAGATTTTACCAATCGTTATGATGAGGTTTTAAAAAAATATCAGGATGTTATTGTTAATATAGACCCACTTTGGAGTCCGGTTGGTCAAAGTTGGGATGAAATTATGCCAACAAAAGAAGATTTCGCTTTACAAACTAATATTTGCGAATACACAGAATTTGTTGGAAATATCGCCTCTTCAATGATTTTCGATTTTTCGGCACATGATAAATCATGTCTCTTTTTTGATTACGAGCAGCCTCAGCTGAAAAAAGGAATTAGAGATATTGGACAAAATTATAAGTATATTCATTTTAGATCAAAACCTTCTGAAGAAGCCGCATTATGGGTTAGAAAAAAAGAAGATTTGACTTCTATTGTAAAGGACATAATTGATGGAAAAATTTCAAGTGTAAAAGAAAGTAAAAAATGGTTCGAAACGATCGTAGGACCAAATCCTACTCAGGCATCAGAGAATATTTGGAATAGCTTAAACAAGATTTTAAAAAAGTAA